One Zeugodacus cucurbitae isolate PBARC_wt_2022May chromosome 3, idZeuCucr1.2, whole genome shotgun sequence genomic region harbors:
- the LOC105216391 gene encoding uncharacterized protein LOC105216391, which produces MSSLESDWNHSFCGSQSEMNTWKGKLLTDVPFGHVLIVSGKVKPNPNKICLDLTDNIKGQNESETVYLKIEANFRENQIIRSMFMPGEGWQQEEISKNWKADGPKNPLVPGQTFTFRIAVLQKSFEIYINDNLYGAFEFVKFPKPINFLMVYGDFEKITQFHQRMLFPLVFPRSLICAEKIAFQSDVPKKYEVGTVVAMECIAKGPSNSAFSICFQCNDTGRVVLKFHVNFETTTVSRTYERADNSFSLDDEETDGEFPFQRGKLFKIAFGIGDKAFIIAVNGQYFTYYNYPVRSFAISTLKCFTNKVGDFAVKNLEYHCDSPLLARVEKLSLI; this is translated from the exons ATGTCGTCGTTAGAGTCCGATTGGAATCATTCATTTTGTGGCAGTCAAAGTGAAATGAACACTTGGAAGGGTAAATTGCTGACGGATGTGCCGTTTGGGCATGTGCTCATTGTGAGCGGGAAAGTGAAACCGAATCCGAATAA AATCTGCTTGGACCTCACCGATAATATAAAGGGTCAAAATGAAAGTGAAACGGTTTACTTGAAGATTGAAGCGAATTTTAGAGAGAATCAAATCATACGTAGCATGTTTATGCCGGGAGAGGGTTGGCAGCAAGAGGAGATATCGAAGAATTGGAAAGCTGATGGACCCAAAAATCCACTGGTGCCTG GTCAAACTTTCACCTTCCGCATCGCCGTTCTACAGAAATCTTTCGAAATCTACATAAACGACAACCTCTATGGCGCCTTTGAGTTCGTGAAATTTCCGAAACCAATAAATTTCCTAATGGTTTATggcgattttgaaaaaattacacaattcCATCAGCGCATGCTGTTTCCACTTGTCTTTCCGAGAAGCTTGATTTGCGCGGAGAAAATCGCATTTCAGAGTGATGTGCCGAAGAAATACGAAGTTG GTACCGTTGTTGCCATGGAGTGCATCGCCAAAGGTCCATCGAACTCAGCATTCTCCATATGTTTTCAGTGTAATGACACTGGACGGGTGGTGTTGAAGTTTCATGTCAACTTTGAGACCACAACTGTGTCGCGTACTTATGAGCGTGCCGATAATAG TTTTTCTTTGGACGATGAGGAAACCGATGGCGAATTTCCCTTTCAGCGTGGTAAACTCTTCAAGATCGCTTTCGGCATCGGCGATAAGGCCTTTATCATTGCTGTGAATGGCCAATATTTTACCTATTACAATTATCCGGTGCGCTCCTTTGCCATCTCAACCTTGAAGTGTTTCACTAATAAAGTTGGCGATTTTGCGGTCAAAAATCTGGAATACCATTGTGACTCGCCGTTATTGGCGCGTGTCGAAAAATTGTCGTTGATTTAG